The Pseudomonas entomophila genome segment ACCGGAGGCAACTGCCATGAGTGAAACTCCCAACAAGATTTATGTGCCCGCCGCTGCGCTGGCGGGCCTGGATTGTTACTTGCCCGACTTGACCTTGGTCCAGCTGCGGGTCATCAAACGTTGCACCTTGGGTGGCAACTCGGCGTTGACGAACATCTTGTCCAGCACTTCCTGCGGTGGGTAAACCGCGGCGTCAGTCCTCACGGCCTGGTCCATCAGGTCGCCAGCCTTGGGGTTCGGGTTGGCGTAACCGACGTAATCACTGACCTGGGCGATAACCTCAGGTTTCAGCAAATAGTTGATGAAGGCATGGGCCTCCTTGACGTTGCTGGCATCCTTGGGGATCGCCAGCACATCGAACCAGAGGTTGCCGCCTTCCTTCGGGATGGCGTAGGCCAGTTTCACGCCCTTCTTCGCTTCCTCAGCGCGGGCCTTGGCCTGGAACACGTCGCCGGAGAAGCCGGCGGCCACGCAGATATCGCCGTTGGCGAGATCGGTGATGTACTTCGAGGAGTGGAAGTAGGTGACATACGGGCGCACGGCCAGCAGTTTCTCTTCCGCCTTCTGGTAATCCTTCGGGTTGCTGCTGTTGGGGTCCAGCCCCATGTAGTTGAGCACGGCCGGGAGCATCTCGTCGGCCGAGTCGAGGAAGGCCACGCCGCACTTGGCGAGCTTCTTCATGTTCTGCGGTTCGAACAGCACCGCCCAGGAGTCGATCTTGTCAGTGCCCAGCGCGGCCTTGACCTTCTCGACGTTGTAGCCGATACCGTTGGTGCCCCACAGGTAGGGGACGGCGTACTGGTTGCCCGGGTCGTTCTTCTCCAGGCGCTTCATCAGCGCCGGGTCGAGGTTCGCGTAGTTGGGCAGCAGGTCACGGTCGAGCTTCTGGAAAGCGCCCGCCTTGATCTGCTTACCCAGGAAATGGTTGGACGGCACGACCACGTCGTAGCCGGTGCGCCCGGCCAGCAACTTGCCTTCCAGCGTCTCGTTGCTGTCAAAGACGTCGTACTTGGGGGTGATGCCGGTTTCCTTCTGGAACTCGGCAAGCGTATTGGGGCCGACATAGTCGGACCAGTTGTAGATGTGCACCGTGGGCGCCGCTTGGACGCTGCAAGCCAGCGTCAGACCCGCTCCAGCCATCAAGGCCTTGCGAAATACAGAAATGGACAAGTGGGTGGTCCTCACAATCAGTGCCTCAAGTGGCGGAAAAACTCGGCCGCACACGCAAAACCGGCGCGCAACTTACCTTCACGGCGAGGATGCCGCAAACTTATTTGCCTTAACCTGCCTCTGGGCCGGGAAACCCCGGCCCAGAGGGCCTTGCATCGGGCTTACTTGCCCGACTTGATCTTGGTCCAGCTGCGGGTGATATCGCGCTGGGCGTTCTTCTCCGGCGCTTTGATGGCGTACAGCTTGGCCTTCACGTCATCGGACGGGTAGATAGCCGGATCGCTGGTGATCTCTTTGTCCACCAGCGGGGTGGCGGCCTTGTTGCCGTTCGGGAAGCGCACGGCATTGGTGATGCCGGCCATCACTTCCGGCTGCAGCAGGAAGTCCATGAACTTGTAGGCGGCCTCGACGTTCTCGGCGTCCTTCGGAATGGCGACCATGTCGTAGAAGGTGCCGGCACCTTCCTTCGGAATGGTGTAGCTCAGTTTGACCTTGTCGCCCGCTTCGTGGGCACGGGCCTTGGATTGCTCCAGGTCACCCGAGTAGCCCACGGCCACGCAGATGTTGCCGTTGGCCAAGTCCGAGATGTACTTGGAGGAGTGGAAGTAGGTGATCGACGGACGAATCTTCAGGAACAGGTCTTCCGCGGCCTTCAGGTCTTCCTTCTTGGTGCTGTCGCTCGGCAGGTCCAGATAGTGCAGCGCGGCCGGGATCATCTCGGTCGGGGCATCGAGGAAGCTCACGCCGCAGCTCTTGAGCTTGGCGATGTTCTCAGGCTTGAACACGGCGTCCCACGAGTCGATCTTGTCCACGCCCAGCGCGGCCTTTACCTTCTCCGGGTTGTAACCGATGCCGATCGAGCCCCACATGTACGGGAAGGCGAACTTGTTGCCTGGGTCGCTGGCATCACCCACGGCCTTGAGCAGTGCTGGGTCGAGGTTCTTCCAGTTGGGCAGCTTGGAGCGGTCCAGTTCTTGATAGACGCCGGCCTTGATCTGTTTGGCCAGGAAGTTGTTGGACGGCACGACGATGTCGTAGCCCGACTTGCCCGCCAGCAGCTTGGCTTCGAGGGTCTCGTTGCTGTCGAAGACGTCGTAGACCACCTTGATGCCGGTCTGCTTCTCGAAGTTGGCCACGGTGTCCGGGGCGATGTAGTCCGACCAGTTGTAGACGTGCAGTACCTTGTCGTCAGCCTGAACAGCGGTCGCCATGGCACCCATCAGGGCGGCGGCCAGCAGCGTCTTGCCCAATTTCTTCATGCGTAATGCTCCAGAATTTATTATCAAGCCATCTGTTCAGCAGCCAGGTACCACGGGACGCGCGCTGGGCGACTGAAACAGCCGTTAGTCTGGCAAGTTACAAGGCGCTGTTTCAACCAAAGCAGGGCCTTGCAATGACTTAATGTCACCTCGCCAGCCTAGCAGACCGTCACTTAATCGCTTCGTACGTCAAATCCAGGCACTTGCGCGCCTTTTCCACCAGTTCGTCGATCTCGTCGCGGCTGATCACCAGGGGCGGCGCGATGATCATGGTGTCGCCCACCGCGCGCATCACCAGGCCGTTCTCGAAGCAATGGGTGCGGCAAATCATGCCCACGCCCTTGCCCTCGTAACGGCTGCGGGTCGCCTTGTCCTTGACCAGCTCGATCGCCCCCAGCAGGCCCAGGCCGCGTACCTCGCCCACCAGCGGGTGGTCCTGCAGCTCACGCAGACGTTTCTGCAAATACGGTGCCGTTTCAGTGCGGGCACGCTCGACGATCTTCTCGTCACGCAGGATGCGCAGGTTTTCCAGGCCCACCGCCGCCGCCACCGGGTGGCCGGAGTAGGTGAAGCCGTGGTTGAAATCGCCGCCCTCGCTGATCACCTTGGCCACTTTGTCACGCACGATCACACCGCCCATGGGGATGTAACCGGAGGTCAGGCCCTTGGCGATGGTCATCAGGTCGGGCTTGAGGTCGTAGTAGTCGGAGCCGAACCACTCGCCGGTGCGGCCGAAACCGCAGATCACTTCGTCGGCGACGAACAGGATGTCGTACTTCGCCAGAATTTCCTTGACCTTCGGCCAGTAGGTTTCAGGTGGGATGATGACCCCGCCGGCACCCTGAATCGGCTCGGCGATGAAGGCGGCGACGTTGTCCTCGCCGACTTCGAGAATCTTCTTCTCCAGCTGTTCGGCTGCCCACACACCGAATTCATCCGGGGTCATGTCGCCGCCTTCGCCGAACCAGTAAGGCTGCGGGATGTGCACGATGCCCGGGATCGGCAGGCCGCCCTGCTCGTGCATGCCGCTCATGCCGCCCAGGCACGCACCGGCGAAGGTGGAGCCGTGGTAGCCGTTGATGCGGCCGATGATGGTCTGCTTGTGCGGCTTGCCCTTGAGCGCCCAGTAGTGGCGGACCATGCGCAGCACGGTGTCGTTGCCTTCGGAGCCGGAGCCGGTAAAGAACACATGGGTCATGCCCTCGGGCGCCACGTCGGTGATCGCCTTGGCCAGCTCCAGCGCCGGCGGATGGGCGGTCTGGAAGAACAGGTTGTAGTACGGCAGTTCACGCATCTGCTTTTCTGCCGCCTGCACCAGCTCTTCACGGCCGTAACCGACCGCCACGCACCACAGGCCGGCCATGCCGTCGAGGATCTTGTGCCCCTCGCTGTCCCACAAATGCACACCCTGCGCCTTGGTAATGATGCGCGGCCCCTTCTCCTTCAGCTGCTTGTAGTCGCTGAAAGGTGCAAGGTGGTGCTCGCCGCTCAGGGTTTGCCATTCACGGGTTTGCGGGTTGTTGACGCTCATGTGCCTCTCCATTTTCCGGTGGCCGCCTGGCGGCGGCCTCAGGGTTGATCACACAGCAAACAGCAGGAACTCACGCTCCCAGGAGCTGATGACACGCTTGAAGTTCTCATGCTCGGCGCGCTTGGTGGCGACGTAGCCGGTGATGAATTTCTTGCCCAGGTACTGCACCAGCGCGCGGCTGTTCTCCATGCGCTCCAGGGCGTCCTCGATGGTCAGCGGCAGGCGCAGGTTGCGGCGTTCGTAGCCACGCCCCTGCACCGGCGCGCTGGCCTCGATGCCCTCGACCATGCCGATGTAGCCGCACAGCAAGCTGGCGGCGATGGCCAGGTAGGGGTTGGCGTCGGCGCCCGGCAGGCGGTTCTCGACCCGGCGGTTCTGCGGGCCGGCATCCGGCACGCGCAGGCCGACGGTGCGGTTCTCCTCGCCCCACTCGACGTTCACCGGCGCCGAGGTGTCGGGCAGGAAGCGGCGGAACGAGTTGACGTTGGGCGCGAACAGCGGCAACGCCTCGGGGATGAATTTCTGCAAGCCGCCGATGTGATGCAGGAACAGCTCGCTCATGCTGCCGTCGGCGTTGGAGAAGATGTTCTTGCCGGTGGCCACGTCGACCACGCTCTGGTGCAGGTGCATGGCGCTGCCCGGCTCGCCGGTCATGGGCTTGGCCATGAAGGTGGCGGCCACGTTGTGCTTGAGCGCTGCCTCGCGCATGGTGCGCTTGAACACCAGGATCTGGTCTGCCAGGTGCAGTGCGTCGCCGTGACGGAAGTTGATCTCCATCTGCGCCGTGCCGTCTTCATGGATCAGCGTGTCGAGGTCCAGTTGCTGCAGTTCGCACCAGTCGTAGACGTCCTCGAACAGCGGGTCGAATTCGTTGGCAGCTTCGATGGAGAACGACTGGCGCCCGGTTTCCGGGCGGCCGGAGCGGCCCACGGGCGGCTGCAACGGGAAGTCCGGGTCTTCGCTGCGCTTGGTCAGGTAGAACTCCATCTCCGGCGCGACGATCGGCTGCCAGCCCTTGTCGGAGTAAAGCTTGAGGACGCGCTTGAGCACGTTGCGCGGCGACAGCTCGACCGGGTTGCCCTTCTTGTCGTAGGTGTCGTGGATCACTTGGGCGGTCGGCTCGATGGCCCATGGCACCAGGAACACCGCCTTCTCGTCGGGGCGACAGATCATGTCGATGTCGGCCGGGTCGAGCAGGTCGTAATAGATGTCGTCGTCGACGTAGTCGCCGGTCACGGTCTGCAGCAGCACGCTCTCGGGCAGGCGCATGCCCTTCTCGGCGATGAACTTGTTGGTTGGCGAAATCTTGCCGCGGGTGATGCCGGTCAGGTCACTGATCAGGCATTCCACTTCGGTGATCTTGTGTTCTTTCAACCAATCGGTGAGCTGGTCGAGGTTGTTACTCATAAATACCTCAGGAGGTAATGTGGCCCGGACGATGGATACCGGCTGCCACTGACGCCTGGCGTCGGTCAAAGTCGGCGCGCACGGCGCCGAGGGGCCTGGACAGGCCCGCGCCTTGATTCTGGATGCTGTGCATGGCTAAAGCAAAAACCCCCGCGCAGGACGGCAATGGATACACTGCATAAATGCGTGACCACGATGGAAGCGAAGGGCAGATAGAAAGGAAGACGTGCAGTAAAACGTTACGAGGTATGGTTTTTTTGTGCGAACCGTCAATTATTGCGGCCAGTGCGGCGCCCCATTGATGCAGGCGTGCAATGACCGGACGGCAACCGGGAGATGTACCTGAACGCACCGTGCATGCGGCGCTGACAGGTCTCGACAGGCGGACCATGTGACCCTCGTATTATTGTGTTCTGGGTTGTGACCGAGCTTATCCTCGTTCATTTTTTTTCACAACCTCTCCGTAAAAAATAAAACACGCCCCGCTCGGGATAACCCTTCAGGACGAAAATAGCGGATAATGGCACGCCCCGATATGCAGCAAATCTGCCGTAGATGTGCCATTTAAGGGCATCATGGGGTTGGCTTGACTTCACCTGGTCTTTCCGATTGACTGGGGTTGCAAGCCCCCCTTGATTGATATTTTTAACAACAAAGGTGTTGCATCATGTCGGTACCCCCGCGTGCCGTTCAGCTTAACGAAGCGAACGCGTTCCTTAAGGAACATCCTGAGGTTCTCTACGTTGACCTTCTGATTGCAGATATGAATGGTGTGGTGCGCGGCAAGCGCATTGAGCGCACCAGCCTCCACAAGGTTTACGAGAAAGGCATCAACCTGCCTGCCTCCCTCTTCGCCCTGGATATCAACGGTTCGACCGTCGAAAGTACTGGCCTTGGGCTGGACATCGGCGATGCCGACCGCATCTGCTACCCCATCCCCGGCACCCTCTCCAATGAACCCTGGCAGAAGCGCCCGACCGCGCAGCTGCTGATGACCATGCACGAAATCGAAGGCGAACCGTTCTTCGCCGACCCGCGCGAAGTGCTGCGCCAGGTGGTGAGCAAGTTCACCGAGATGGGCCTGACCATCTGCGCCGCGTTCGAGCTGGAGTTCTACCTGATCGACCAGGAGAACGTGAACGGCCGTCCGCAGCCGCCACGCTCCCCTATCTCGGGCAAGCGCCCACAGTCGACACAGGTCTACCTGATCGACGACCTCGACGAATACGCCGACTGCCTGCAGGACATCCTCGAAGGCGCGAAAGAGCAAGGCATACCCGCCGACGCCATCGTCAAGGAAAGCGCCCCGGCACAGTTCGAAGTCAACCTGCACCACGTCGCCGACCCGCTCAAGGCCTGTGACTACGCGGTACTGCTCAAGCGCCTGATCAAGAACATCGCCTACGACCATGAAATGGACACCACCTTCATGGCCAAGCCCTACCCGGGCCAGGCAGGCAACGGCCTGCATGTACACATCTCCGTGCTGGACAAGGATGGCAACAACATCTTCACCAGCGAGGATCCCGAGCAGAACGCCGCGCTACGTCACGCTGTCGGCGGTGTGCTCGAGACCCTGCCCGCTTCGATGGCGTTCCTCTGCCCGAACGTCAACTCGTACCGCCGTTTTGGCGCGCAGTTCTACGTGCCGAACGCACCTAGCTGGGGCCTGGACAACCGTACCGTCGCCCTGCGCGTCCCAACCGGTTCGCCGGACGCAGTGCGCATCGAGCACCGCGTGGCCGGCGCCGACGCCAACCCATACCTGATGATGGCGGCCGTGCTGGCGGGTGTGCACCATGGCCTGACCAACAAGGTCGAGCCGGGTGAACCCATCGAAGGCAACTCGTACGAGCAGTTGGAGCAGAGCCTGCCGAACAACCTGCGCGATGCCCTGCGCGAGCTGGACGACAGCGAGATCCTCAACAAGTACATCGATCCGAAGTACATCGACATCTTCGTCGCGTGCAAGGAGAGCGAGCTGGAGGAGTTCGAGCACTCGATCTCCGACCTCGAGTACAACTGGTACCTGCATACCGTGTGAACGAAAACGCCGCCCCCAGGGGCGGCGTTTTTCATTGGACCATGGGTTGTCTGTACCGGCCCATTCGCCGGCAAAGCCGGCTCCTACAGGTCTACACCGCGCCTGTAGGAGCCAGCTTTGTCAGCCACCATTACAAAGATTTCTCGAAGATCTTCGAATTGCGCTGGTAGTTGTACAGCGAAGCCCGCGCCGCCGGCAGCCGCTCCACTTCGCTGGGCGAGAACCCACGTTCACGGAACCAGTGCGCGGTACGGGTCGTCAGCACGAACAGGGTGTTCAACCCCAGCACCCGCGCCCGAGTCTCGATACGTTCGAGCAGTTCGTCGCCACGCCCACCATGGCGGTACTCCGGGTTCACCGCCAGGCACGCCAGCTCCCCCGCCTCGGAATCGGCAATCGGGTACAACGCCGCGCAAGCGATGATCATGCCTTCGCGCTCGACCACGCTGAACTGCTCGATTTCCCGCTCCAGCACCTCGCGCGAACGGCGTACCAGGATGCCCTGCTCTTCCAACGGGCTGATCAGGTCCAGCAAGCCACCGACATCGTCGATGGTTGCCTCGCGCACCACTTCGAACTGTTCCTGGGACACCAGCGTACCGCCACCGCCACGGGTAAACAGCTCGGTCAGCAACGCGCCATCCTCGGCATAACTGACGATATGGCTGCGCGCCACGCCACCCTTGCAGGCCTCGGCGGCGGCATCGAGCAACTCGCCCTGATAATCACTGCCCAGGCGCAACAGATGCGGCGCCACCTGTTGCGGACGCAGTTCACGCACCAGTTGGCCCTGTTCGTCCAGCAGCCCGCGCTCGGCACCGAACAGCAGCAGCTTGTCGGCACCCAGCTCGATGGCGGCACGGGTGGCAACGTCCTCGCAGGCAAGGTTGAAGATTTCACCGGTCGGCGAATAGCCCAGTGGCGACAGCAACACGATGGAGCGCTCGTCGAGCAGGCGGTTGATACCCTTGCGGTCGACCCGGCGCACTTCGCCGGTATGGTGGTAATCGACCCCTTCCAGCACGCCGATCGGCCGCGCAGTCACCAGGTTGCCGGAGGCCACGCGCAAGCGCGAGCCCTGCATCGGCGAGGCCGCCATGTCCATCGACAGACGTGCCTCGATAGCCAGGCGCAGGGCACCGACTGCATCGATCACACAGTCCAGGGTGGCCGCATCGGTGATGCGCATGCCGCGATGGTAATGCGGGGTCAGGCCACGAGCAGCCAGGCGGCTTTCGATCTGGGGGCGCGAGCCATGTACCAGCACCAGGCGCACGCCAAGGCTGTGCAGCAGCACCAGGTCGTGGACGATATTGCCGAAGTTTGGATGTTCGACACCATCACCCGGGAGCATGACCACGAAGGTGCAGTCGCGATGGGCGTTGATGTAGGGGGAAGCATGGCGCAGCCAGTTGACGTAATCGGGCATGACAAGGCCTGTGGATAAGTGAACGGAGAACGAAAAGGCGCACAACGTTCGAAAGTCATCGTCGGAACAGGCTTGCGGTCACGCGCGGTCTCCTCTAATGGCAAAAACGAATCAGCTCAATGGACGTTTAGTTCAGGCAATAGTGCCGGATCAGGTCACGCAATAGACGCACGGTAGGCTCGATGCGTGACATTTCAAGGTATTCGCCAGGCTGGTGGGCGCAGGCGATGTCACCTGGGCCGAGCACGATGGTCTGGCAACCGAGCTGCTGAAGATAAGGCGCTTCGGTGCCAAAGGCCACCGCTTCGGCACGATGGCCGGTCAGGCGCTCGGCCAGCCGCACCAGTTCGCAGTCGGCGGCCTGCTCGAACGGCGGCACTTCAGGGAACAGCGGCGCATAGTCGATACGTACCCCATGGCGCTCCGCCAGCGGCTCCAGCTTGGCACGAATGGCGGCGCGCAGCGGCTCGACATCCATGCCCGGCAGCGGGCGCAGGTCGAACTCCAGGGCGCATTGGCCGCAGATGCGGTTGGGGTTGTCGCCACCGTGAATGCAACCGAAGTTCATGGTGGGTGTGGGCACGCTGAACTGCTGGTTGCGGTATTTCTCCTGCCAGCCGCGACGCAGGTCCATCAGCTCGCCCATCACGGCATGCATCGCTTCCATGGCACTGCGGCCCAGGTTCGGATCCGACGAATGACCGCTGCGCCCCAGTATGTCGATGCGATCCATCAGGATGCCCTTGTGCATGCGGATCGGCTTGAGCCCTGTCGGCTCGCCGATCACCGCTGCTCGCCCGAGCGGCTGGCCAGCTTCGGCCAGGGCCCGGGCGCCGGACATGGAGCTTTCCTCGTCGCAGGTGGCGAGGATCAGCAGCGGTTGCTTGAAGTCGTGCTCGAGCAGCGGGATCACGGCATCGATGACCAGGGCGAAGAAGCCTTTCATGTCGCAACTGCCCAGCCCCACCCAGCGGCCATCGACCTCAGTCAGTTTGAGCGGGTCGCTGCTCCACAGCTGAGGGTCGTAGGGCACGGTGTCGCTGTGCCCGGCCAGCACCAGGCCGCCCGGGCCGGTGCCACGGCTGGCCAGCAGGTTGAACTTGCCGGGGGTGACCTGCTGGATCTCGCAGGTGAAGCCAAGGTCGCCCAGCCAACCGGCCAACAGGTCGATGACCGGGCGATTGGACTGGTCCAGCGCGGGCTGGGTGCAACTGACCGAAGGGGCGGCGATCAGGGCGGCGAACTGGTCTTTCAGCGACGGCAACGGCATGCGCGGACTCCTCGACGGCATTGGAGGTCATCATAACAATGCAATCCCTGCGTGGAACAAGTGTCTCGCTGTGGAAGCTGGCCCTGCCATGCCGGGAATCGCCTGTAGGAGCGGGTTTACCCGCGATGGGCCGCAAAGCGGCCCCAAATCCGGCAGGGCACAGCCGACTCCTGTAGACTGCTCGCCAACGACGCCCCCTTCCCGAGCCCGCGATGCACAAAGAAACCGAACTCAAACTCCGCGCCAGCCGCGAGACCCTTGACGCCTTGCGCGAGCACCCGCTGCTGAAGAAGCGCAACAAGTCCGGCTGGCAGACCCGCGAGCTGCTCAACCAGTACTTCGACACCCCGGAACGCGAGCTCTCCGCCGCCCGCGTCGCCCTGCGCCTGCGCCGCGATGGCGAGGTCATCATCCAGACCCTCAAGTGCCGTGGCCAGAGCGTGGCTGGCCTGTCCGAGCGCAACGAGTACGAATGGCACCTGGACAAGGTCAAGCTCGACCTGAAGAAGCTCGACGCCACCTGCTGGCCAGAGCAACTGGCCGGCCTCGACAAGAAGACCATCAAGCCGCTGTTCACCACCGACTTCACCCGCGAATACGCTGAAATCGCCTGGGGCCGTGGCAAAGCCAAGGTGGTGATCGAGGCCGCGCTGGACAGAGGCTTCGTGATCGCCGGCAAGCGCAAGGAAGAAATCTGCGAGCTGGAGCTGGAGCTGCGTGAGGGCGCACCGGAAGCACTGCTTGAGCTGGCCGCCGAGCTGGCCGCCTCGCTGCCGCTGATGCCCTGCGACATCAGCAAGGCCGAGCGCGGCTACCGCCTGCTCGACCCGGACAGCTACGAGCTGGATCTGCCGCACACCGAACTGGACGCCGAGACTCCCCTGGACGACGCCTTCACCGCCCTGGCCTGGCAACTGCTGGGCAGCAGCCAGCGTCTGGCCGAGCAATTCCGCCACAACGGCCACTGGCGCCTGCTGCAGGACTGGGTGCGCTGCCTGGCTGAACTGCGCGCGCTCACCGGCAGCCTCGGCCAGGCCGCGCCACGCCCGACCACCCGCGCCCTGCGCAGCAGCCTCGACGCGCTGCTGGAAGACTGGCGCCCACTGGTACAGGCCGGCAACAACGACGAAGACATTCGCCGCGTCGCGCCCGAGCAATTCGCCGAAGAGCTTGAAGATGTGCGCTGGGGCCAGTTCTCCCTGGAGACTGCCAACTGGCTGAACGCCCGCGCCTGGACCGCCGAGCGCAAGGGCCGTGGCGAACGCCAAGGCAAGGCCCAACTGGCCAGTTGGCTGCAACACCAACTGGGCGAGGAAGCCCGGGCGCTGAAGCTGCCGCTGTACGTGCAACGCCCGGAAGACCTGGCCGAACAACTGCCACGCATCGAGTGCGTGCAGGCCTGGCTGCACCATGCGCGCCAGGTGTTGGACCTGCCACAGCTGGACCGCCTCTACGGTGAGCTGAACAAGCTGCACCAGCTGGCCGAACAGCCGCTGCAGGACGAGCAGAAGGACGAATTGCTGGAGGCCCGCATCGAGCAGGCCCGCGCCATTGAACAGAACCGCGCCTGGAAGTATCTGCTCAAGGCCTGAGGCCCCTTCGCCGGCAAGCCGGCTCCTACACCGTCCGTAGGAGCCGGCTTGCCGGCGAACCGCTGTTCAGCGCCCCAGCGGCAAGCTGGTGGTGCTCTTGATCTCCGACAGTGCCACGATCGAGTTCACTTCCTGGATCCCGGGCACATTCGACAACTTCTCGAAGAAGAAGCGTTCGTACGCCTCGATGTCCGACGTGACGATCCGCAGCAGAAAGTCCACCGCCCCCATCAGCACGTAGCACTCCAGCACTTCTGGAAACCCACGGATCGCTTCGGTGAACTCGGCGAAGTTCGAGCGGCCATGGGCATTGAGCTTCACCTCGGCGAAGATCTGCGTGTTCAAGCCCACCTTCTTGCGATCCAGCAAGGTCACCTGGCCTCGGATCACACCCTCTTCCTTCAAGCGCTGAATACGCCGCCAGCAAGGCGATTGCGACAACCCGACGCGCTCGGCGATCTGCGCGCTGGATAGCGAAGCATCCTCCTGCAGCAATTCGAGAATGCGTCGATCATAAGCATCCAGCTCGCTCTGCATAATTGATTCCTGATTCAGCTAGTTATGAAATTGAATTATTCGACCAAACGGCAAATTGAATAAATCATAGCGAAAAAATACCCCGTGCCCCGTGCAAGAATTTCACCACTTTCGCGGAGACCCGGCATGAACGCACTCGAACGCCCCCTCACCTCCCCTCGCGCCGACGCCTGGGCCGCCAACGCTACCCACAGCACCGTGCGCTACCGCCTGCAGGCTGAAGCCGAGCCAGACAGCCTGTGCCGCGTGCTCAACCTGTTCGCCCTGCAGTTCCTCACCCCGCACAGCGTGCAGGTCAGCCAGTGCGACGACCTGCTGGACATGCAGATCGGCATCGGCGGCCTGAGCTGGCACCGTGCCGAAGTGATCGCAAAAAAGTTGCGCAACCTGGTTTGCGTCAGTGAAGTCAGCCTGGAAAACCAACCACCACTGGCCGAAGTCGTTACGCGCTGAATGAGGCGTGCAAGATCCCGAAACCCTTTGCCGGTGCAGTCTTGATCGCCCCCGGCTAGCCTTGTCCACGCCATCGCTCGCCCGGCAGGGACGCCACCATGTTCGCCAACGCTACCCAAGACCTCGACCTCAACCGCCTGCTCGACGCCTTGCTAGCCGAGCATCGGCTCACTGCTGGCGATGCGCTGGAGGCGCTCGAACGGGCCAGGGCGTACCCCACCGACCATCCTCTGGAGCTGATCGCCGCACTCGGCCTGGCCGATCCGTTGCACCCCAGCCAGCCGCTTGACCTGAACGTGCTGTGCCACTGGCTGGCGGACCAGGTTGGTCTGCCGTTCCTGCACATCGACCCCCTGCAGGTCGACCTGGCCCGGGTGGCCGGCCTGATGTCCACCGGTTTCGCCCAACGTCACGGCATACTGCCCATCGCGGTGGACGCCGGCACCATCACGGTGGCCACTGCCCAGCC includes the following:
- the argE gene encoding acetylornithine deacetylase, with the protein product MPLPSLKDQFAALIAAPSVSCTQPALDQSNRPVIDLLAGWLGDLGFTCEIQQVTPGKFNLLASRGTGPGGLVLAGHSDTVPYDPQLWSSDPLKLTEVDGRWVGLGSCDMKGFFALVIDAVIPLLEHDFKQPLLILATCDEESSMSGARALAEAGQPLGRAAVIGEPTGLKPIRMHKGILMDRIDILGRSGHSSDPNLGRSAMEAMHAVMGELMDLRRGWQEKYRNQQFSVPTPTMNFGCIHGGDNPNRICGQCALEFDLRPLPGMDVEPLRAAIRAKLEPLAERHGVRIDYAPLFPEVPPFEQAADCELVRLAERLTGHRAEAVAFGTEAPYLQQLGCQTIVLGPGDIACAHQPGEYLEMSRIEPTVRLLRDLIRHYCLN
- a CDS encoding inorganic triphosphatase, whose protein sequence is MHKETELKLRASRETLDALREHPLLKKRNKSGWQTRELLNQYFDTPERELSAARVALRLRRDGEVIIQTLKCRGQSVAGLSERNEYEWHLDKVKLDLKKLDATCWPEQLAGLDKKTIKPLFTTDFTREYAEIAWGRGKAKVVIEAALDRGFVIAGKRKEEICELELELREGAPEALLELAAELAASLPLMPCDISKAERGYRLLDPDSYELDLPHTELDAETPLDDAFTALAWQLLGSSQRLAEQFRHNGHWRLLQDWVRCLAELRALTGSLGQAAPRPTTRALRSSLDALLEDWRPLVQAGNNDEDIRRVAPEQFAEELEDVRWGQFSLETANWLNARAWTAERKGRGERQGKAQLASWLQHQLGEEARALKLPLYVQRPEDLAEQLPRIECVQAWLHHARQVLDLPQLDRLYGELNKLHQLAEQPLQDEQKDELLEARIEQARAIEQNRAWKYLLKA
- a CDS encoding Lrp/AsnC family transcriptional regulator; the encoded protein is MQSELDAYDRRILELLQEDASLSSAQIAERVGLSQSPCWRRIQRLKEEGVIRGQVTLLDRKKVGLNTQIFAEVKLNAHGRSNFAEFTEAIRGFPEVLECYVLMGAVDFLLRIVTSDIEAYERFFFEKLSNVPGIQEVNSIVALSEIKSTTSLPLGR